In Hyperolius riggenbachi isolate aHypRig1 chromosome 10, aHypRig1.pri, whole genome shotgun sequence, a genomic segment contains:
- the LOC137536302 gene encoding histone H2A type 2-B has protein sequence MSGRGKQGGKARAKAKTRSSRAGLQFPVGRVHRLLRKGNYAERVGAGAPVYLAAVLEYLTAEILELAGNAARDNKKTRIIPRHLQLAVRNDEELNKLLGGVTIAQGGVLPNIQAVLLPKKTESHKAAKSK, from the coding sequence ATGTCTGGACGCGGCAAACAAGGCGGCAAGGCCCGTGCTAAGGCCAAGACTCGCTCCTCCCGGGCCGGCCTGCAGTTCCCAGTCGGCCGTGTTCACCGTCTGCTGAGGAAGGGCAACTATGCGGAGCGGGTGGGGGCCGGAGCTCCGGTCTATCTGGCCGCAGTGCTGGAGTACCTGACCGCTGAGATCCTGGAGCTGGCTGGCAACGCCGCCCGGGACAACAAGAAGACCCGCATCATCCCCCGCCACCTGCAGCTGGCTGTCCGCAACGACGAGGAGCTCAACAAGCTGCTGGGTGGGGTGACCATCGCCCAGGGGGGAGTCCTGCCCAACATCCAGGccgtgctgctgcccaagaagaCCGAGAGCCACAAGGCGGCCAAGAGCAAGTAA
- the LOC137536303 gene encoding histone H4 produces MSGRGKGGKGLGKGGAKRHRKVLRDNIQGITKPAIRRLARRGGVKRISGLIYEETRGVLKVFLENVIRDAVTYTEHAKRKTVTAMDVVYALKRQGRTLYGFGG; encoded by the coding sequence ATGTCTGGCAGAGGAAAGGGCGGCAAAGGTCTCGGGAAAGGAGGCGCCAAGCGGCACAGGAAGGTGCTCCGGGACAACATCCAGGGCATCACTAAGCCCGCCATCCGCCGCCTGGCCCGCAGAGGGGGTGTCAAGCGTATCTCCGGCCTCATCTATGAGGAGACTCGCGGAGTGCTGAAGGTTTTCCTGGAGAATGTCATCCGCGATGCCGTCACCTACACCGAGCACGCCAAGAGGAAGACCGTCACCGCCATGGATGTGGTGTACGCCCTGAAACGCCAGGGGCGCACCCTCTACGGCTTCGGCGGCTAA